Proteins from one Planctomyces sp. SH-PL62 genomic window:
- a CDS encoding Gfo/Idh/MocA family protein — protein MNVRIASSVALSLSYLLATASVAQEAAPAEKPLRAGIIGLDTSHTVAFTKLLNDPKAPPEVAGVRVVAAFAGGSQDIPSSRDRVPEYTKTLTETYGVELVDSIEALLEKVDVVLLESVDGRPHLEQARPVFKARKPVFIDKPVAGSVADAIAIYDMAKETGTPVFSSSALRFAPGIAAMREGKLGAVAGCDAYSPCELEEHHPDLFWYGVHGVETLFTIMGTGCEAVSRTSTPGSDVAVGVWKGGRIGTFRGIRDGAPHDFGATVFGAKGIGQSGGYVGYQPLVVEIVKFFKTGQAPVSPEETLEIFAFMEAADESKRQDGRPVTIESVVAKARAEVASRGK, from the coding sequence ATGAACGTTCGGATCGCCTCGTCGGTCGCCCTGTCCCTCTCGTACCTCCTCGCGACGGCGTCGGTCGCGCAGGAGGCCGCCCCGGCGGAGAAGCCGCTGCGTGCGGGGATCATCGGGCTCGACACCTCGCACACGGTGGCCTTCACCAAGCTGTTGAACGACCCCAAGGCCCCCCCCGAGGTCGCCGGCGTCCGCGTCGTCGCGGCCTTCGCCGGAGGGAGCCAGGACATCCCGTCCAGCCGCGACCGGGTGCCGGAATACACCAAGACGCTGACGGAGACCTACGGAGTCGAGCTGGTCGACTCGATCGAGGCCCTGCTGGAGAAGGTCGACGTGGTCCTGCTGGAGAGCGTCGACGGCCGCCCCCACCTGGAGCAGGCCAGGCCGGTCTTCAAGGCCCGTAAGCCGGTCTTCATCGACAAGCCGGTCGCCGGCAGCGTGGCCGACGCGATCGCGATCTATGACATGGCGAAGGAGACGGGGACGCCGGTCTTCTCCAGCTCGGCCCTGCGGTTCGCCCCCGGCATCGCCGCGATGCGCGAGGGCAAGCTCGGCGCGGTGGCCGGCTGCGACGCCTACAGCCCCTGCGAGCTCGAGGAGCACCACCCCGACCTGTTCTGGTACGGCGTCCACGGCGTCGAGACCCTCTTCACCATCATGGGGACCGGCTGCGAGGCCGTCTCGCGAACCTCCACGCCCGGCTCCGACGTGGCCGTCGGCGTCTGGAAAGGGGGCCGGATCGGCACCTTCCGCGGCATCCGCGACGGCGCCCCGCACGACTTCGGGGCCACGGTCTTCGGGGCCAAGGGCATCGGCCAGAGCGGCGGCTACGTCGGCTATCAGCCGCTGGTCGTCGAGATCGTCAAGTTCTTCAAGACCGGCCAGGCCCCCGTCTCCCCCGAGGAGACGCTGGAGATCTTCGCCTTCATGGAAGCCGCCGACGAGAGCAAGCGTCAGGACGGCCGCCCGGTGACGATCGAGAGCGTCGTCGCCAAGGCCCGCGCCGAGGTCGCCTCCCGCGGCAAGTGA
- a CDS encoding MFS transporter: MTETSEATTRVRYGVLAFLAAMTFVLYLDRVCIGQAAPAIQRELGISDTRMGWVFSAFSLSYVLFEIPTGRWGDRYGSRGVLTRIVVWWSVFTMLTGAAGGLMSLLAIRFLFGAGEAGALPNSARVLRVWFSDSDRGRAQGIVATSMMLGGTFAPMVSQRLIDVLGWRGTFWAFGLVGLAWAAAFYLWFRDDPDSHPAANEAERRLITEGRGGEDVSNTHAPIPWPLVFRSPDVWLLGGAMITMAAIYNLLISWYPKYLQQARGVSTGDSANLASLVLGAGAVGCLLGGWLTDRLSNGPAGMRWGRTLQCVLGAAVAAGALAGSLSVDSPTASALLVALALFGVQIQVPAWWAAATQVSGRHVGALFGLMNMIGNVGGIVSPSFLGWFVDAMKESGRTGRAQWDPGFWIYVGVALVGLVFWLLIDPRRVVEAEGRADEPHPQAAGA, encoded by the coding sequence ATGACGGAAACTTCCGAGGCCACGACGCGAGTCCGGTATGGGGTGCTGGCCTTCCTGGCGGCGATGACGTTCGTCCTGTATCTGGACCGGGTCTGCATCGGGCAGGCGGCTCCTGCGATCCAGCGGGAGTTGGGGATCTCGGATACGAGGATGGGGTGGGTGTTCTCGGCGTTCAGCCTGTCGTACGTGCTGTTCGAGATCCCGACGGGACGCTGGGGCGACCGCTACGGCTCGCGCGGGGTGCTGACGCGGATCGTGGTCTGGTGGTCGGTGTTCACGATGCTGACGGGGGCGGCCGGGGGGCTCATGAGCCTGCTGGCGATCCGGTTCCTGTTCGGCGCGGGGGAGGCGGGGGCCTTGCCGAACTCGGCCCGGGTGCTGCGGGTCTGGTTCTCGGACTCGGATCGGGGCCGGGCGCAGGGGATCGTGGCGACCTCGATGATGCTGGGAGGGACCTTCGCGCCGATGGTCAGCCAGCGGCTGATCGACGTCCTCGGCTGGCGGGGGACGTTCTGGGCCTTCGGCCTGGTCGGCCTGGCGTGGGCGGCGGCCTTCTACCTCTGGTTCCGCGACGACCCCGACTCCCACCCGGCGGCGAACGAGGCCGAGCGCCGACTGATCACCGAGGGGAGGGGGGGGGAGGACGTGTCGAACACCCACGCGCCGATCCCCTGGCCCCTGGTCTTCCGCTCGCCCGACGTCTGGCTGCTGGGCGGGGCCATGATCACGATGGCGGCGATCTACAACCTCTTGATCTCGTGGTATCCCAAGTATCTCCAGCAGGCGCGCGGGGTCTCGACGGGGGACTCGGCGAACCTCGCCAGCCTGGTGCTGGGCGCGGGGGCCGTCGGCTGCCTGCTCGGCGGCTGGCTGACCGACCGCCTCTCGAACGGCCCCGCCGGGATGCGCTGGGGGCGGACGCTCCAGTGCGTCCTGGGCGCGGCGGTCGCGGCCGGGGCGCTGGCCGGGAGCCTCTCGGTCGACTCGCCGACGGCCTCGGCCCTGCTGGTGGCGCTGGCGCTCTTCGGGGTGCAGATCCAGGTCCCCGCCTGGTGGGCCGCCGCCACCCAGGTCAGCGGCCGGCACGTCGGGGCGTTGTTCGGACTCATGAACATGATCGGCAACGTGGGGGGGATCGTCTCCCCCTCGTTCCTGGGCTGGTTCGTCGACGCGATGAAGGAGTCCGGCCGCACCGGCCGCGCCCAGTGGGACCCCGGCTTCTGGATCTACGTCGGCGTGGCCCTCGTCGGCCTGGTCTTCTGGCTGCTGATCGACCCGCGCCGGGTCGTCGAGGCCGAGGGACGCGCCGACGAGCCTCACCCGCAGGCGGCGGGGGCGTAA
- a CDS encoding glycosyltransferase translates to MNARESTICLGMIVKDEAPVIRRCLESVRPFIDTWVIADTGSTDGTQDLIRDALGGLPGTLLQRPWVDFAHNRNEVLDAARDRAAYTFTIDADETLAFDDGFERPKLEADSYDVTVHYGSTCYHRKQLVRGALPWKYRGVLHEYLTCPEARTEAHLPGLRTIVTHDGARAHDPLTYRRDALLLEKALVDEPANERYVFYLAQSYRDAGELDLAIRNYRRRLAMGGWSEEVWYALFQIAVLRERRGDAWPEVLADYLTAFEHSPDRAEPLYKAGMHHQAAREFHTAQLFFRRALDVPRPDPRRLFVWRTVYDYLLELEYGVSLYYTGGHAEAIAVADRLLTRGNLPPDLAKQVAVNRRLSVEKLPAVRV, encoded by the coding sequence ATGAACGCGCGAGAATCGACCATCTGTCTCGGGATGATCGTGAAGGACGAGGCCCCGGTGATCCGTCGCTGCCTGGAGTCGGTCCGGCCCTTCATCGATACCTGGGTGATCGCCGACACCGGATCGACCGACGGCACCCAGGATCTGATCCGGGACGCGCTCGGCGGCCTCCCCGGCACGCTCCTCCAGCGCCCCTGGGTCGACTTCGCCCACAATCGCAACGAGGTGCTCGACGCGGCCCGCGACCGTGCGGCGTACACCTTCACCATCGACGCCGACGAGACCCTGGCGTTCGACGACGGCTTCGAGCGGCCGAAGCTCGAGGCCGACTCCTACGACGTGACCGTCCACTACGGCTCGACCTGCTACCACCGCAAGCAGCTCGTCCGCGGCGCCCTGCCGTGGAAGTACCGGGGCGTGCTCCACGAGTACCTGACCTGCCCCGAGGCCCGCACCGAGGCCCACCTGCCCGGCCTCCGCACGATCGTCACCCACGACGGCGCCCGCGCGCACGATCCCCTGACCTATCGCCGCGACGCCCTCCTGCTGGAGAAGGCGCTGGTCGACGAGCCGGCCAACGAGCGGTACGTCTTCTATCTCGCCCAGAGCTATCGCGACGCCGGCGAGCTGGACCTGGCCATCCGGAACTACCGGCGTCGGCTGGCGATGGGCGGGTGGTCCGAGGAGGTCTGGTACGCCCTCTTCCAGATCGCCGTCCTCCGGGAGCGCCGGGGCGACGCCTGGCCCGAGGTCCTGGCGGATTACCTGACCGCCTTCGAGCATTCGCCCGACCGCGCCGAGCCCCTGTACAAGGCCGGCATGCACCACCAGGCCGCCCGCGAGTTCCACACGGCCCAGCTGTTCTTCCGACGCGCCCTGGACGTCCCCCGCCCCGATCCCCGGCGGCTGTTCGTCTGGCGGACGGTCTATGACTACCTGCTGGAGCTGGAGTACGGCGTCTCGCTGTATTACACCGGAGGCCACGCCGAGGCGATCGCCGTCGCCGACCGCCTCCTGACGCGCGGGAACCTCCCGCCCGATCTTGCGAAGCAGGTCGCCGTCAACCGCCGCCTCAGCGTCGAGAAGCTTCCCGCCGTTCGCGTCTGA
- a CDS encoding collagen-like protein: MKKRPSVKYRANFQDILEQRSMLNASNPLADAAMNAAEVRPWMARHQQFGKLLQAQPGVETAALSATPPASGVPVVAFRGRIAGVANGEVTLTFRVYDRNRTTVLFEETQTVAVSRRTFNVSLGAATPGGVPADLFASGAARFVTYTRAGSTRLGGTGRLQPVGLSYMNVPGPQGETGATGATGANGTDGATGATGAQGDPGVDGLNGATGATGATGAGETGATGAAGPIGATGATGATGATGETGAGATGATGATGATGIDGATGATGATGATGATGAIGDVGATGATGATGATGATGATGDTGATGATGATGATGATGDVGDTGATGATGATGATGASGIDPSNVVFSATSGAVYTGIVAVYTPVDGAAAAGPGFTITSTDDKIFVIGDLNNITLSGVAPSVSLELAFVVEVNGVVEAVPNGIQTIVALTNVGSYNVSLNGVVGGFLPGDVVKVYLANTTAMALIGTSISFGNGMSTAILISAAPLP, encoded by the coding sequence ATGAAGAAGCGGCCCAGCGTCAAGTATCGTGCGAACTTCCAGGACATCCTCGAACAGCGTTCGATGCTGAACGCCTCGAACCCGCTCGCCGACGCGGCGATGAACGCGGCCGAGGTCCGGCCGTGGATGGCTCGCCATCAACAGTTCGGCAAGCTGTTGCAGGCCCAGCCCGGCGTCGAGACGGCCGCCCTGTCGGCGACGCCGCCCGCCTCGGGCGTCCCGGTCGTGGCGTTCCGGGGCCGGATCGCCGGCGTGGCCAACGGCGAGGTGACGCTGACCTTCCGGGTCTACGACCGCAACCGGACCACGGTCCTGTTCGAGGAGACGCAGACGGTGGCGGTCAGCCGCCGGACGTTCAACGTCTCGCTGGGCGCCGCCACCCCGGGCGGCGTGCCCGCCGACCTCTTCGCCAGCGGCGCCGCGCGATTCGTCACCTACACGCGGGCCGGCTCGACCCGCCTCGGCGGGACCGGCCGGCTCCAGCCGGTCGGCCTGTCGTACATGAACGTCCCCGGCCCCCAGGGCGAAACCGGCGCCACCGGCGCCACCGGCGCCAACGGGACCGACGGGGCGACCGGGGCCACGGGTGCCCAGGGTGATCCGGGCGTCGACGGCCTGAACGGGGCGACGGGCGCCACCGGGGCCACCGGCGCGGGAGAGACCGGGGCCACCGGGGCCGCCGGCCCGATCGGAGCCACGGGCGCCACCGGGGCCACCGGGGCAACGGGCGAGACCGGTGCGGGTGCCACCGGAGCCACCGGAGCCACCGGAGCCACTGGGATTGATGGGGCCACGGGCGCCACCGGGGCCACGGGAGCCACGGGAGCCACCGGAGCCATCGGGGACGTCGGGGCCACCGGGGCCACCGGGGCCACCGGGGCCACGGGAGCCACGGGAGCCACCGGGGACACCGGAGCCACGGGCGCCACCGGAGCGACGGGCGCCACCGGGGCCACCGGAGACGTCGGGGACACCGGAGCCACGGGCGCCACCGGGGCCACGGGCGCCACCGGGGCAAGCGGGATCGATCCCAGCAACGTCGTCTTCTCAGCGACCTCGGGTGCGGTTTATACGGGGATAGTGGCGGTCTATACCCCCGTGGACGGGGCAGCTGCCGCAGGCCCCGGTTTCACGATCACTTCGACCGACGACAAGATTTTCGTCATCGGCGACCTCAACAACATTACGCTTTCGGGCGTTGCCCCTTCGGTGAGTCTCGAGCTGGCGTTCGTCGTCGAGGTCAACGGCGTCGTTGAGGCGGTACCCAACGGCATCCAGACGATCGTGGCTCTCACCAACGTAGGCTCATACAATGTCTCGTTGAACGGCGTGGTCGGCGGCTTCCTCCCTGGCGACGTCGTCAAGGTCTACCTCGCCAACACCACTGCGATGGCGCTGATCGGGACATCGATCAGCTTCGGGAACGGGATGTCCACGGCGATTCTCATCTCCGCCGCGCCGCTCCCCTGA
- a CDS encoding RNA polymerase sigma factor — MASTEADTRASIIEGVRDQEPDRWREFYEIYKPMLLAYFRKQGLPEGDASDLVQEVFLKLLKKIQTYDRSRTRFRTWLFTVARHTLIDQARRRNSQKKALDGWVSQVLATREDEEERQRREFEYSHHRRILQFAFAEVRRRKSERVWACFELSVVHGRTGAQVAEELGLKTDAVYVNSWRVLQDVKELCRRYDEELKHDPDDRLP, encoded by the coding sequence ATGGCCAGCACTGAAGCAGACACGAGGGCCTCGATCATCGAGGGCGTTCGGGATCAAGAGCCGGACCGCTGGCGGGAATTCTACGAGATCTACAAGCCCATGCTGCTGGCGTACTTCCGCAAGCAGGGGCTCCCCGAGGGGGACGCGTCGGATCTCGTCCAGGAGGTCTTCCTCAAGCTGCTCAAGAAGATCCAGACCTACGACCGCTCCCGGACGCGGTTCCGGACTTGGCTGTTCACGGTCGCTCGCCACACCCTGATCGACCAGGCGCGGCGGCGGAACTCGCAGAAGAAGGCGCTCGACGGTTGGGTGAGCCAGGTGCTGGCGACCCGTGAGGACGAAGAGGAACGGCAGCGCCGGGAGTTCGAGTACAGCCACCATCGGCGGATCCTCCAGTTCGCCTTCGCGGAGGTCCGGCGGCGGAAGTCGGAGCGGGTCTGGGCCTGCTTCGAACTCTCGGTGGTCCACGGCCGCACCGGCGCCCAGGTGGCCGAGGAGCTGGGACTGAAGACGGATGCCGTCTATGTCAATTCGTGGCGGGTGCTCCAGGACGTCAAGGAACTATGCCGGCGCTACGACGAGGAGCTCAAACATGACCCGGACGATCGCCTGCCCTGA
- a CDS encoding flavin reductase family protein yields MAIDALIQRKVMGRFATGVTVVTTGGSMGLHGLTANAVTSLSLDPPLILVAVDRRAHSLEFIKANRCFAVNILRVDQEEISRRFARPGPKDFLGLDLTTDATDAPIIAGGLAYLDCRLYDVLPGGDHEIFVGEVVGGSVQEEEGDPLLYFAGGYRRLAD; encoded by the coding sequence ATGGCGATCGACGCGTTGATCCAGCGCAAGGTGATGGGGCGGTTCGCGACCGGGGTGACCGTGGTGACGACCGGCGGCTCGATGGGCCTCCACGGGCTGACGGCCAACGCCGTGACCTCGCTCTCGCTCGACCCGCCGCTGATCCTGGTCGCGGTGGACAGGCGGGCGCACAGCCTGGAGTTCATCAAGGCCAACCGCTGCTTCGCCGTCAACATCCTGCGGGTCGACCAGGAGGAGATCTCCCGGCGGTTCGCCCGGCCCGGCCCCAAGGATTTCCTCGGCCTGGACCTGACCACCGACGCCACCGACGCGCCGATCATCGCCGGCGGCCTCGCCTATCTGGACTGCCGGCTGTACGACGTCCTCCCCGGCGGCGACCACGAGATCTTCGTCGGCGAGGTCGTCGGCGGATCGGTCCAGGAGGAGGAGGGCGATCCGCTGCTCTACTTCGCCGGCGGCTACCGGAGGCTCGCCGACTGA
- a CDS encoding MFS transporter: MGSTTSPESPEAAPSGGLGLSSAHWWILAAAALGWLFDAMDQRLFILARTPALRDLSPATAPADLPTLAGWATALFIAGWATGGLVFGLIGDRYGRVRTMGLTILMYSVFTGLSGLAQSWPEFAAYRFLCGMGIGGEYAAGVALVAEAMPTRWRALALGMVQAASSIGAMIGSGLSVLIGPQSRVGGYAGWRLLFFFGVFPSVLLVLLRLRVPEPDRWLRARDEARRDPRPGRKMGDVREIFADPVLRRRTLIGMTLGMVGQVGLWSIGLYTPELVRDALFQERRTEVLAEFRDRGWDASAIAAASNVDQLAHEWASREQADPAPRLAGWKAEADGYVGWGTLLQDVGSLFGAPFCTWIAIRFGRRRAFATAYAMALASVWLVFLGLSKGPDVYWMLPLLGFCTCGIFGVIVVYLPELYPTRLRTTGMGFCYNMARYLTAAGPVLLGRLALGAGGYSRAALIMSSIYVLGLIVVPFAPETRGQPLPD, translated from the coding sequence ATGGGCTCGACGACCTCTCCCGAATCGCCGGAGGCGGCCCCGTCGGGAGGGCTCGGCCTCTCCTCGGCCCACTGGTGGATCCTGGCCGCCGCCGCGCTCGGCTGGCTGTTCGACGCCATGGACCAGCGCCTGTTCATCCTGGCGCGGACGCCCGCCCTCCGCGACCTCTCGCCGGCGACCGCCCCCGCCGACCTGCCGACGCTCGCCGGCTGGGCCACGGCGCTGTTCATCGCCGGCTGGGCCACCGGCGGCCTCGTCTTCGGCCTGATCGGCGACCGCTACGGCCGGGTGCGGACGATGGGGCTGACGATCCTGATGTACTCCGTGTTCACCGGCCTCTCGGGCCTGGCTCAGTCCTGGCCGGAGTTCGCCGCTTATCGCTTCCTCTGCGGCATGGGCATCGGCGGCGAGTACGCCGCGGGCGTCGCCTTGGTCGCCGAGGCCATGCCGACGCGGTGGCGGGCGCTGGCGCTGGGCATGGTCCAGGCGGCCTCGTCGATCGGCGCGATGATCGGCTCGGGGCTGAGCGTGCTGATCGGCCCGCAGTCGCGCGTCGGCGGCTATGCGGGATGGCGCCTCCTCTTCTTCTTCGGCGTGTTCCCCAGCGTCCTGTTGGTCCTGCTCCGCCTCCGGGTCCCCGAGCCCGACCGCTGGCTCCGCGCCCGCGACGAGGCCCGCCGCGACCCCCGGCCCGGCCGTAAGATGGGGGACGTCCGGGAGATCTTCGCCGACCCGGTCCTCCGGCGCCGCACCCTGATCGGCATGACCCTGGGGATGGTCGGACAGGTCGGCCTCTGGAGCATCGGCCTCTACACGCCCGAGCTGGTCCGCGACGCCCTGTTCCAGGAGCGTCGGACCGAAGTCCTGGCCGAGTTCCGCGACCGGGGCTGGGACGCCTCGGCGATCGCCGCGGCCTCGAACGTCGACCAGCTGGCCCACGAGTGGGCCTCGCGGGAGCAGGCCGACCCCGCGCCCCGGCTCGCCGGGTGGAAGGCCGAGGCCGACGGCTACGTCGGCTGGGGGACGCTCCTGCAAGACGTCGGCTCGCTCTTCGGCGCGCCGTTCTGCACCTGGATCGCGATCCGCTTCGGACGCCGACGCGCGTTCGCGACGGCCTACGCGATGGCCCTGGCGTCGGTCTGGCTCGTCTTCCTCGGCCTCTCCAAGGGCCCGGACGTCTACTGGATGCTGCCGCTGCTGGGCTTCTGCACCTGCGGGATCTTCGGCGTGATCGTCGTCTACCTCCCTGAACTTTACCCGACCCGACTGCGGACGACCGGCATGGGCTTCTGCTACAACATGGCCCGATACCTCACCGCCGCCGGGCCGGTCCTGCTGGGACGCCTGGCGCTCGGCGCCGGCGGATACTCCCGCGCGGCGCTCATCATGTCGTCCATCTACGTCCTCGGGCTGATCGTCGTCCCCTTCGCCCCCGAGACCCGCGGACAGCCCCTTCCCGATTGA
- a CDS encoding prolyl oligopeptidase family serine peptidase, giving the protein MLRRRFATVLLLLLITATATPAEPLVLREGLVLPGGRRGRREAIPADPVVARIVAGTWTPPKAGEAMDFGEGRDRKWEPIPSQDDGFHAPPGSYLAVDAESPEDRVMILEASGHGAAYVGDEPRVGDPYATGYVRLPIKLRKGSNPILFLGGRGRPIPVKLAPPRASAELNAGDVTTPDLVEGEALEADAAVVVLNASDAPREGLAIVARVDGGPEVRTPVPAIPPLAIRKVRFAIRAEPKPGAADRPLEIRLVDGDGDGSKLDEATIPLRNRRPDQERKRTFLSDIDGSVQYYGWVSAAPAPGGDRPGLILTLHGASVEAIGQAAAYRPKPGLHIVAPTNRRPYGFDWEDWGRKDAIEVLEKTSAELGVDSRRTYLTGHSMGGHGTWHLGVTFPDRFAAIAPSAGWVSMFSYAGASRAESPDPVDELIARATNPSDTLALVRNVAGRGVYVLHGDADDNVPVSQARSMREQLGAFHPDFAYYERPGAGHWWGNECVDWPPLIAFLREHESPPIDQVRRVDFVTMSPGVSARSAWATIESQAKSLAPSAVHLASAPEKRQIEGTTENVARLAIEVSTAPGPLDVTLDGQALNGVVPEGGSIRLARSTDGAWSALAGPTPPDQKGPRRDGPFKEAFNHRFVLVHGTTGTPEERAWALARARYDAEVFWYRGNGSVDVVSDAAFLDPARADEFRDRSVILYGHAGSHAAWGPLLGDGPVRVDRGVVRVGDREIRGDDLACLFVRPRPGSAVASVGVVSGTGPAGLRLSAAPPYFVSGVGFPDLTVLRAGDGARPPRAVAAGYFGDDWGVDSGEFAHRD; this is encoded by the coding sequence ATGCTCCGCCGACGATTCGCGACGGTGCTCCTGCTGCTGCTGATCACCGCGACGGCGACCCCCGCCGAGCCCCTCGTCCTCCGCGAGGGCCTCGTGCTCCCCGGCGGGCGTCGCGGCCGTCGCGAGGCGATCCCCGCCGACCCGGTCGTCGCTCGGATCGTCGCCGGGACGTGGACCCCGCCGAAGGCCGGCGAAGCGATGGACTTCGGCGAGGGCCGCGACCGCAAGTGGGAGCCGATCCCGTCGCAGGACGACGGCTTCCACGCCCCGCCAGGGTCATACCTCGCGGTCGACGCCGAATCCCCCGAGGACCGGGTGATGATCCTGGAGGCCTCCGGCCACGGCGCGGCCTACGTCGGCGACGAGCCCCGCGTGGGCGACCCGTACGCCACGGGGTACGTCCGCCTCCCGATCAAGCTCCGCAAAGGGTCGAACCCGATCCTGTTCCTGGGGGGCCGGGGGCGGCCGATCCCGGTGAAACTCGCACCGCCTCGGGCGTCGGCCGAGCTGAACGCGGGCGACGTCACGACGCCCGACCTCGTGGAAGGGGAGGCCCTGGAGGCCGACGCGGCCGTCGTCGTCCTGAACGCCTCGGACGCCCCCCGCGAGGGCCTGGCGATCGTCGCGCGGGTCGACGGCGGCCCCGAGGTCCGCACGCCCGTCCCCGCGATCCCCCCGCTCGCGATCCGAAAGGTCCGCTTCGCGATCCGGGCCGAGCCGAAGCCCGGCGCGGCCGACCGGCCGCTGGAAATCCGGCTGGTCGACGGCGACGGCGACGGCTCGAAGCTCGACGAGGCGACGATCCCGCTGAGGAACCGACGCCCCGACCAGGAGCGCAAGCGGACCTTCCTGAGCGACATCGACGGAAGCGTCCAGTATTACGGCTGGGTCTCGGCCGCACCCGCGCCCGGGGGCGATCGGCCCGGCCTGATCCTCACGCTCCACGGCGCGTCGGTCGAGGCGATCGGCCAGGCGGCGGCGTACCGGCCCAAGCCCGGCCTGCACATCGTCGCCCCGACGAACCGCCGGCCCTACGGGTTCGACTGGGAGGACTGGGGCCGCAAGGACGCGATCGAGGTGCTGGAGAAGACCTCGGCGGAGCTGGGCGTCGACTCCCGGCGGACGTACCTGACGGGGCACTCGATGGGGGGCCACGGGACCTGGCACCTGGGCGTGACCTTCCCCGACCGCTTCGCCGCGATCGCCCCCAGCGCCGGGTGGGTCAGCATGTTCAGCTACGCCGGCGCCTCGCGGGCCGAGTCCCCCGATCCGGTCGACGAGCTGATCGCCCGCGCGACGAACCCCAGCGACACCCTGGCGCTCGTCCGCAACGTGGCGGGGCGGGGGGTCTACGTCCTGCACGGCGACGCCGACGACAACGTGCCCGTCTCCCAGGCCCGCTCCATGCGCGAGCAGCTCGGCGCGTTCCATCCCGACTTCGCCTACTACGAACGCCCCGGCGCGGGCCACTGGTGGGGGAACGAATGCGTCGACTGGCCTCCCCTGATCGCATTCCTGCGCGAGCATGAGTCGCCGCCGATCGACCAGGTCCGACGGGTCGACTTCGTCACGATGAGCCCGGGCGTCTCGGCCCGGTCGGCCTGGGCGACGATCGAGTCGCAGGCGAAGTCCCTGGCCCCCAGCGCCGTCCACCTGGCGTCCGCCCCGGAGAAGCGGCAGATCGAGGGGACGACGGAGAACGTCGCCCGGCTGGCGATTGAGGTCTCCACGGCTCCCGGCCCGCTCGATGTGACGCTCGACGGCCAGGCCCTGAACGGCGTCGTCCCCGAGGGGGGCTCGATCCGGCTGGCGCGGTCCACGGACGGCGCCTGGTCGGCCCTGGCCGGTCCCACGCCCCCCGACCAGAAGGGGCCGCGCCGCGACGGGCCGTTCAAGGAGGCGTTCAACCATCGCTTCGTGCTCGTCCACGGGACGACGGGGACTCCCGAGGAACGGGCCTGGGCGCTGGCCCGCGCGCGATACGACGCCGAGGTCTTCTGGTATCGCGGCAACGGCTCGGTCGACGTCGTCTCCGACGCGGCCTTCCTCGACCCGGCGCGGGCCGACGAGTTCCGCGACCGGAGCGTGATCCTCTACGGCCACGCCGGGAGCCACGCGGCCTGGGGCCCGCTCCTCGGCGACGGCCCCGTGCGCGTCGATCGCGGCGTCGTCCGGGTCGGCGACCGCGAGATCAGGGGGGACGACCTGGCCTGCCTGTTCGTCCGACCCCGGCCGGGGAGCGCCGTCGCCTCGGTCGGCGTCGTCTCGGGGACCGGACCGGCGGGGCTCCGCCTCAGCGCCGCGCCGCCGTACTTCGTCTCCGGCGTCGGCTTCCCGGACCTGACCGTCCTCCGCGCCGGCGACGGCGCCCGGCCTCCGCGCGCCGTCGCCGCCGGCTACTTCGGCGACGATTGGGGCGTGGATTCGGGCGAATTCGCCCACCGCGACTGA
- a CDS encoding fasciclin domain-containing protein has translation MNKFFASVALFALAVPAFAAEKDIVDTAVGAGDFKTLVAAVKAAGLVDTLKGDGPFTVLAPTDEAFAKLPEGTVESLLKPENKAKLIQILTYHVIPSKAMAADVVKLDGKSVKSVQGGEIKVTVDGDDVKVNDAKVVKTDVKCSNGVIHVIDTVIMPPKK, from the coding sequence ATGAACAAGTTCTTTGCATCGGTCGCCCTCTTCGCCCTGGCCGTACCGGCCTTCGCCGCCGAGAAGGACATCGTCGACACGGCCGTCGGGGCCGGCGATTTCAAGACGCTGGTCGCGGCGGTCAAGGCCGCCGGGCTCGTCGACACCCTCAAGGGCGACGGTCCGTTCACGGTCCTGGCCCCCACGGACGAGGCGTTCGCCAAGCTCCCCGAGGGGACGGTCGAGTCGCTGCTGAAGCCTGAGAACAAGGCCAAGCTGATCCAGATCCTGACCTACCACGTCATCCCTTCGAAGGCCATGGCCGCCGACGTCGTCAAGCTCGACGGCAAGTCGGTCAAGAGCGTACAGGGGGGGGAGATCAAGGTCACGGTCGACGGCGACGACGTGAAGGTGAACGACGCCAAGGTCGTCAAGACCGACGTCAAGTGCAGCAACGGCGTCATCCACGTCATCGACACGGTGATCATGCCGCCCAAGAAGTGA